A genomic region of Chelmon rostratus isolate fCheRos1 chromosome 8, fCheRos1.pri, whole genome shotgun sequence contains the following coding sequences:
- the LOC121610213 gene encoding ATPase family AAA domain-containing protein 2-like isoform X2, translating to MVILRSSGGVGAEPVATIPKRRSMELDTSSEFLSLLPASQRKSARLTRSSRALDDSFSSTENNTANGHADMKQDKGSGLHNSLRTRGQRVKLEVSFSDMEPKTSSPVNEDKAGGCCTRKSSRLQREGKASSGKQQADVPDEVEGSSTPKRSRFDLQSREVDEEDEEEEDRSVRRSSRITRYKLNSRNQSVLYDRLITNTAEAVLQKMDDMQKMRRRLRDRDTKEELGMYTRGRMRRSLRTNVDSKDTEEENQGGNEDDHDEEEEEDDGEDEEEEEEDDDDDEDGEDEEEENQRRYDFRQRKTVVRYQAAQDEPREPRKRSIYFKGHSSPTRRRFRFSSTAPRSPYNRRTSRRRHAIHSSDSTSSSSDDEQFQRRRSKNRSRSVNRCLPMNLVKEDLLGIHKDRMKIGTSLADVDPMHIDRTVRFESIGGLSRHISALKEMVVFPLLYPEVFERFKIQPPRGCLFYGPPGTGKTLVARALANECSQGERKVSFFMRKGADCLSKWVGESERQLRLLFDQAYQMRPSIIFFDEIDGLAPVRSSRQDQIHSSIVSTLLALMDGLDARGEVVVIGATNRLDSIDPALRRPGRFDREFLFGLPDREARKDILKIHTRQWTPPPSDTFLEELAEKCVGYCGADIKAVCSEAALCALRRRYPQIYSSSQKLVLDVNSIAITNRDFMSAMSKMVPASQRAVVSPAKALIPAIRPLLSAALQDILRTVSRVFPHAEQGLKRKREQDVACVVSEDDLMFSEDEDSEILFGGQTSHSQFKSPSAKGLLSLNRSVLSHPTSYRPRLLLEGRPGSGQSSHLAPAVLQALEKFTVYTLDMAVLFGASATTPEETCAQIFVEAKRTSPSILYIPHIGQWWETVGPALRATFLSLLSSIPAFAPILLLATCSLQYDQLSLEVQELFRVEYGEVFQVQVPTSRERRNFFEDLILNQAAKAPASKKKAVLHALEVLPVAPPPPRPQLTQEETQRLEEQEEDTLRELRLFLRDVTNRLSQEKRFKAFTKPVDLEEVPDYAEVIKKPMDLSTVLSKVDLHQYRTVKEFLEDVDLIWQNALEYNPDRDPSDRQIRHRACALKDTVHAIIRDELDEDFEKMCEEIKASRSTRDCSTVRFAPSFYHVLPKQSKPPGDARIPNMSPEREQTGSTLAVTPNTSASAATMLKNTAQKKKRRKSRWSAGFYAKKKSSSSPHTSRDDAHLGSDEEEDDGDDEEEVEKGGGTECDEGTGGEEEQMVVDVELGPAPAQEGGFKPTEKEQGSQEGREKRSHSAEDKVILCETGKTENDDETQNDKEKVDKAVTDQPGQSEENSKVLTKAGNENSQAISVKPNQDSHTETETDTQGQSNTEESGETKSQKLTETETVTDVDDGNSKVVTVEEAKQNSPTEPMEMEATQTSTTDASEAVRGEEDSGTDRSVRRITRALKNAVLQQQMINVDKAMQILEQETLPLVVDRDKLKELLERVVTMTEGYEVYKLEKLYALLCQSIYRHRRDYNKTALIQELEQEIKDFC from the exons ATGGTGATACTACGCAGCAGCGGCGGTGTCGGAGCTGAGCCGGTGGCAACAATTCCGAAGAGGAGGTCTATGGAGTTGGATACAAGCTCCGAGTTTCTGTCGCTGCTTCCCGCGTCGCAAAGAAAGTCCGCCCGGTTGACCCGGTCGTCCCGGGCCCTGGATGACAGCTTCAGCAGTACGGAAAACAACACGGCGAAT GGACATGCTGACATGAAGCAGGACAAGGGAAGTGGTCTCCATAATTCTCTAAGGACCCGAGGACAGAGAGTTAAACTAGAGGTCTCTTTTTCTGACATGGAACCAAAGACCAGCTCCCCTGTGAATGAAGACAAGGCTGGAGGATGCTGCACCAG GAAATCTTCCAGGCtccagagagagggaaaagcaTCCAGTGGCAAGCAGCAAGCAG ATGTTCCAGATGAAGTCGAGGGGTCGTCCACTCCCAAGAGGAGCCGGTTTGATCTACAGAGCCGAGAAGTggatgaagaagatgaggaagaggaggatcgCTCAGTGCGACGTAGTTCTAGAATCACCAGATACAAACTGAATTCCCGGAACCAGTCGGTGCTTTACGACCGGCTCATCACCAA CACTGCTGAAGCTGTTCTCCAGAAGATGGATGACATGCAGAAGATGAGACGCAGACTGAGAGATAGAGACACTAAAGAAGAG CTTGGCATGTACACCAGGGGCAGAATGAGACGTTCTCTGAGGACGAATGTGGACAGTAAAGACACTGAGGAGGAAAACCAAG GAGGCAATGAGGATGAtcatgatgaagaggaggaggaggatgatggagaagatgaggaggaggaggaggaagatgatgatgatgatgaagatggcgaagatgaggaagaagaaaatcagAGGCGTTATGACTTCAGACAGCGAAAGACTGTGGTGCGCTATCAGGCCGCACAGGATG AACCCAGAGAACCCAGAAAACGTAGCATATACTTCAAGGGCCACTCGTCTCCTACCAGGCGCAGGTTTAGGTTCAGCTCCACGGCCCCCAGGAGCCCCTACAACAGGAGAACCAGCAG AAGGAGACATGCCATCCACAGTAGTGATTCCACTTCCTCATCTTCAGACGATGAGCAATTCCAGAGAAGGAGAAGTAAGAACAGGAGCAGGTCAGTCAACAG ATGTCTGCCTATGAACTTGGTGAAAGAAGACCTGCTGGGGATCCACAAAGACAGGATGAAGATCGGAACCAGCCTTGCTGATGTGGACCCCATGCACATAGACAGAACG GTCCGGTTTGAAAGCATTGGAGGTTTGAGCAGACACATCTCAGCGCTGAAGGAGATGGTAGTCTTCCCTCTCCTCTACCCAGAAGTCTTTGAGAGGTTCAAAATACAGCCTCCTAG AGGCTGTCTGTTTTACGGCCCTCCTGGCACAGGGAAAACCCTTGTAGCCAGAGCGCTGGCCAATGAGTGCAGTCAGGGGGAAAGAAAGGTGTCTTTCTTCATGAGGAAAGGAGCTGACTGCCTCAGTAAGTGGGTGGGAGAATCTGAAAGACAGCTACGACTGCTTTTTGATCAG GCATACCAGATGCGTCCGTCCATCATCTTCTTCGATGAGATTGATGGTTTGGCTCCAGTCAGGTCCAGCCGTCAGGACCAGATTCACAG tTCCATTGTGTCGACCCTTTTGGCTCTTATGGATGGATTAGATGCCAGAGGAGAAGTCGTTGTGATAGGAGCTACAAACAGACTGGACTCCATCGACCCAGCTCTGAGAAGACCAGGACGCTTTGACAGAGAGTTCCTCTTCGGCCTgccagacagagag GCGAGAAAGGACATTCTGAAGATCCACACCAGACAGTGGACTCCACCACCTTCTGACACTTTCCTGGAAGAACTGGCAGAGAAATGTGTTG GTTATTGTGGAGCTGACATCAAGGCAGTGTGTTCCGAGGCTGCCCTGTGTGCACTGCGGCGTCGCTACCCACAAATCTACTCCTCATCACAGAAACTTGTGCTTGATGTCAACTCCATAGCTATCACAAACAGAGACTTTATGTCCGCCATGTCCAAGATGGTCCCTGCATCCCAGAG GGCAGTTGTGTCACCAGCCAAGGCTCTGATACCTGCCATTCGTCCTCTGCTGAGCGCCGCCCTGCAGGACATCCTCCGCACAGTCAGCAGAGTGTTCCCACATGCTGAACAGGGCctaaaaaggaagagagaacaAG ATGTGGCCTGTGTTGTGTCTGAGGACGATCTGATGTTCAGTGAGGATGAAGACTCTGAAATCCTCTTCGGTGGACAAACCTCTCACTCCCAGTTCAAATCACCTTCTGCTAAGGGACTCCTCAGCCTCAACAG GAGTGTGCTGAGCCATCCAACCTCCTACCGTCCCAGGCTGCTGTTGGAGGGCAGACCGGGCTCAGGTCAGAGCTCCCACCTGGCTCCAGCAGTTCTACAGGCTCTGGAGAAATTCACAGTTTACACACTAGACATGGCCGTGCTGTTTGGAGCTAGCGCAACTACCCCAGAAGAGACTTGTGCTCAG ATCTTTGTTGAGGCGAAGCGGACATCTCCTAGTATCCTGTACATACCTCACATCGGACAGTGGTGGGAAACTGTGGGTCCGGCCTTAAGAGCCACCTTCCTCAGCCTACTCAGCTCCATCCCTGCCTTCGCTCCTATATTGCTTCTGGCTACATGCAGCCTGCAATATGACCAACTCAGTCTGGAG gTGCAAGAATTGTTTCGAGTGGAGTACGGAGAGGTTTTCCAGGTCCAGGTCCccaccagcagagagagaagaaacttCTTTGAGGATCTGATCCTCAATCAGGCTGCCAAGGCCCCTGCCTCAAAAAAGAAAGCTG TGCTCCATGCACTGGAGGTGCTTCCTGTtgcccccccacctccccgACCTCAGCTGACACAAGAGGAGACCCAACGAttggaggagcaggaagaagatACCCTCAGAGAACTCCGTCTTTTCCTGCGCGATGTCACCAACCGCCTGTCCCAGGAGAAACGCTTCAAGGCTTTTACAAAGCCTGTGGATTTAGAAGAG GTGCCAGATTACGCTGAGGTGATCAAGAAGCCTATGGACCTGTCAACAGTTCTCTCAAAGGTTGACCTCCATCAGTACAGGACAGTCAAAGAGTTCCTTGAAGATGTAGATCTCATCTGGCAGAATGCCCTTGAATACAACCCAGACAGGGACCCCTCAG aCCGTCAGATCCGTCACAGAGCATGTGCATTAAAAGACACTGTCCATGCCATCATCAGAGATGAACTGGATGAAGATTTTGAGAAGATGTGTGAGGAGATCAAAGCATCACGCAGCACAAGAG aTTGCTCCACTGTCCGGTTTGCTCCCTCCTTTTACCACGTCCTTCccaaacagtccaaacctccGGGTGACGCCAGGATCCCTAACATGTCCCCAGAAAGAGAGCAGACTGGATCCACACTGGCAGTTACTCCCAATACAAGTGCTTCTGCTGCTACAATGCTTAAAAACACAG cccagaagaagaaaaggcgGAAGAGTCGCTGGTCTGCTGGCTTCTATGCAAAGAAGaagtcttcctcctctcctcacacatCCAGAGATGACGCACACTTGGGgtcagatgaggaagaggatgatggggatgatgaggaggaggtagagaagggaggaggaacaGAGTGTGATGAGGggactggaggagaggaggagcagatggTGGTTGATGTTGAGTTGGGGCCTGCACCAGCTCAGGAAGGCGGTTTTAAGCCCACTGAGAAGGAGCAGGGTAGTCAGGAGGGAAGGGAGAAGAGGAGTCACTCTGCTGAAGACAAGGTTATACTGTGTGaaacagggaaaacagaaaatgatgatgagacacagaatgacaaagaaaaggtgGATAAAGCTGTCACAGATCAGCCAGGACagtcagaggaaaacagcaaagtCTTGACAAAGGCAGGAAATGAGAACAGTCAAGCCATTTCAGTGAAACCTAACCAGGACAgccacactgagacagagacagatacgCAGGGACAGTCCAACACAGAGGAGAGTGGTGAAACTAAAAGCCAgaagctgacagaaactgaGACTGTAACTGATGTAGATGACGGGAACAGCAAGGTAGTTACTGTAGAGGAGGCAAAGCAGAACAGCCCCACTGAACCAATGGAGATGGAAGCAACGCAAACCTCAACCACCGACGCCTCTGaagctgtgagaggagaggaggactcAGGCACAG ACCGGAGCGTGAGGCGCATAACTCGGGCTCTAAAgaatgctgtgctgcagcaacagaTGATCAATGTGGACAAGGCTATGCAGATCCTTGAACAGGAAACTCTTCCTTTGGTAGTGGACAGAGACAAATTAAAG GAGCTGTTGGAGAGAGTAGTGACCATGACTGAAGGCTACGAGGTCTACAAGCTAGAGAAACTCTATGCTCTGCTCTGCCAGAGCATCTATAGACACAGACGAGACTACAACAAAACTGCACTAATACAG GAGTTGGAACAAGAGATCAAAGACTTCTGTTGA
- the LOC121609943 gene encoding proteasome subunit alpha type-2 produces the protein MAERGYSFSLTTFSPSGKLVQIEYALAAVAAGAPSVGIKASNGVVLATEKKQKSILYDEQSVHKVEPITKHIGMVYSGMGPDYRVLVRRARKLAQQYFLVYQEPIPTGQLVQRVASVMQEYTQSGGVRPFGVSLLIAGWDEDHPYLFQSDPSGAYFAWKATAMGKNYVNGKTFLEKRYNNDLELEDAIHTAILTLKESFEGQMTEENIEVGICNEAGFKRLTPAEVKDYLAAIA, from the exons ATGGCGGAACGAGGCTACAGTTTCTCCCTCACCACATTTAG CCCTTCGGGTAAACTGGTCCAGATTGAATATGCCCTGGCAGCTGTAGCAGCCGGAGCACCCTCAGTCGGCATCAAAG cTTCCAATGGAGTTGTCCTGGcaacagagaagaaacaaaagtCTATTCTGTATGATGAGCAGAGTGTCCATAAAGTGGAGCCTATCACTAAACACATAGGCATGGTCTACAGTGGCATGGGCCCTGACTACAG GGTTTTAGTACGAAGAGCACGGAAGTTGGCACAACAGTACTTCCTGGTTTACCAGGAACCAATCCCCACAGGCCAGCTTGTCCAGAGAGTGGCCTCCGTAATGCAAGAGTACACACAGTCTGG tgGAGTGCGTCCCTTTGGCGTTTCATTGCTGATAGCTGGATGGGATGAAGACCACCCCTACCTGTTCCAGTCAGACCCCTCC GGTGCATATTTTGCTTGGAAAGCCACAGCCATGGGAAAGAACTATGTTAATGGAAAAACATTCCTTGAAAAAAG GTATAACAACGACCTGGAATTGGAAGATGCCATCCACACAGCTATCTTGACACTGAAG gagaGCTTTGAGGGTCAGATGACAGAGGAGAACATTGAGGTGGGGATCTGCAATGAGGCTGGCTTCAAAAGACTCACCCCAGCGGAGGTGAAAGACTACCTGGCAGCCATTGCATGA
- the LOC121610213 gene encoding ATPase family AAA domain-containing protein 2-like isoform X1: protein MVILRSSGGVGAEPVATIPKRRSMELDTSSEFLSLLPASQRKSARLTRSSRALDDSFSSTENNTANGHADMKQDKGSGLHNSLRTRGQRVKLEVSFSDMEPKTSSPVNEDKAGGCCTRKSSRLQREGKASSGKQQADVPDEVEGSSTPKRSRFDLQSREVDEEDEEEEDRSVRRSSRITRYKLNSRNQSVLYDRLITNTAEAVLQKMDDMQKMRRRLRDRDTKEELGMYTRGRMRRSLRTNVDSKDTEEENQGGNEDDHDEEEEEDDGEDEEEEEEDDDDDEDGEDEEEENQRRYDFRQRKTVVRYQAAQDEPREPRKRSIYFKGHSSPTRRRFRFSSTAPRSPYNRRTSRSSSERRRHAIHSSDSTSSSSDDEQFQRRRSKNRSRSVNRCLPMNLVKEDLLGIHKDRMKIGTSLADVDPMHIDRTVRFESIGGLSRHISALKEMVVFPLLYPEVFERFKIQPPRGCLFYGPPGTGKTLVARALANECSQGERKVSFFMRKGADCLSKWVGESERQLRLLFDQAYQMRPSIIFFDEIDGLAPVRSSRQDQIHSSIVSTLLALMDGLDARGEVVVIGATNRLDSIDPALRRPGRFDREFLFGLPDREARKDILKIHTRQWTPPPSDTFLEELAEKCVGYCGADIKAVCSEAALCALRRRYPQIYSSSQKLVLDVNSIAITNRDFMSAMSKMVPASQRAVVSPAKALIPAIRPLLSAALQDILRTVSRVFPHAEQGLKRKREQDVACVVSEDDLMFSEDEDSEILFGGQTSHSQFKSPSAKGLLSLNRSVLSHPTSYRPRLLLEGRPGSGQSSHLAPAVLQALEKFTVYTLDMAVLFGASATTPEETCAQIFVEAKRTSPSILYIPHIGQWWETVGPALRATFLSLLSSIPAFAPILLLATCSLQYDQLSLEVQELFRVEYGEVFQVQVPTSRERRNFFEDLILNQAAKAPASKKKAVLHALEVLPVAPPPPRPQLTQEETQRLEEQEEDTLRELRLFLRDVTNRLSQEKRFKAFTKPVDLEEVPDYAEVIKKPMDLSTVLSKVDLHQYRTVKEFLEDVDLIWQNALEYNPDRDPSDRQIRHRACALKDTVHAIIRDELDEDFEKMCEEIKASRSTRDCSTVRFAPSFYHVLPKQSKPPGDARIPNMSPEREQTGSTLAVTPNTSASAATMLKNTAQKKKRRKSRWSAGFYAKKKSSSSPHTSRDDAHLGSDEEEDDGDDEEEVEKGGGTECDEGTGGEEEQMVVDVELGPAPAQEGGFKPTEKEQGSQEGREKRSHSAEDKVILCETGKTENDDETQNDKEKVDKAVTDQPGQSEENSKVLTKAGNENSQAISVKPNQDSHTETETDTQGQSNTEESGETKSQKLTETETVTDVDDGNSKVVTVEEAKQNSPTEPMEMEATQTSTTDASEAVRGEEDSGTDRSVRRITRALKNAVLQQQMINVDKAMQILEQETLPLVVDRDKLKELLERVVTMTEGYEVYKLEKLYALLCQSIYRHRRDYNKTALIQELEQEIKDFC from the exons ATGGTGATACTACGCAGCAGCGGCGGTGTCGGAGCTGAGCCGGTGGCAACAATTCCGAAGAGGAGGTCTATGGAGTTGGATACAAGCTCCGAGTTTCTGTCGCTGCTTCCCGCGTCGCAAAGAAAGTCCGCCCGGTTGACCCGGTCGTCCCGGGCCCTGGATGACAGCTTCAGCAGTACGGAAAACAACACGGCGAAT GGACATGCTGACATGAAGCAGGACAAGGGAAGTGGTCTCCATAATTCTCTAAGGACCCGAGGACAGAGAGTTAAACTAGAGGTCTCTTTTTCTGACATGGAACCAAAGACCAGCTCCCCTGTGAATGAAGACAAGGCTGGAGGATGCTGCACCAG GAAATCTTCCAGGCtccagagagagggaaaagcaTCCAGTGGCAAGCAGCAAGCAG ATGTTCCAGATGAAGTCGAGGGGTCGTCCACTCCCAAGAGGAGCCGGTTTGATCTACAGAGCCGAGAAGTggatgaagaagatgaggaagaggaggatcgCTCAGTGCGACGTAGTTCTAGAATCACCAGATACAAACTGAATTCCCGGAACCAGTCGGTGCTTTACGACCGGCTCATCACCAA CACTGCTGAAGCTGTTCTCCAGAAGATGGATGACATGCAGAAGATGAGACGCAGACTGAGAGATAGAGACACTAAAGAAGAG CTTGGCATGTACACCAGGGGCAGAATGAGACGTTCTCTGAGGACGAATGTGGACAGTAAAGACACTGAGGAGGAAAACCAAG GAGGCAATGAGGATGAtcatgatgaagaggaggaggaggatgatggagaagatgaggaggaggaggaggaagatgatgatgatgatgaagatggcgaagatgaggaagaagaaaatcagAGGCGTTATGACTTCAGACAGCGAAAGACTGTGGTGCGCTATCAGGCCGCACAGGATG AACCCAGAGAACCCAGAAAACGTAGCATATACTTCAAGGGCCACTCGTCTCCTACCAGGCGCAGGTTTAGGTTCAGCTCCACGGCCCCCAGGAGCCCCTACAACAGGAGAACCAGCAG GAGTAGTTCTGAGAG AAGGAGACATGCCATCCACAGTAGTGATTCCACTTCCTCATCTTCAGACGATGAGCAATTCCAGAGAAGGAGAAGTAAGAACAGGAGCAGGTCAGTCAACAG ATGTCTGCCTATGAACTTGGTGAAAGAAGACCTGCTGGGGATCCACAAAGACAGGATGAAGATCGGAACCAGCCTTGCTGATGTGGACCCCATGCACATAGACAGAACG GTCCGGTTTGAAAGCATTGGAGGTTTGAGCAGACACATCTCAGCGCTGAAGGAGATGGTAGTCTTCCCTCTCCTCTACCCAGAAGTCTTTGAGAGGTTCAAAATACAGCCTCCTAG AGGCTGTCTGTTTTACGGCCCTCCTGGCACAGGGAAAACCCTTGTAGCCAGAGCGCTGGCCAATGAGTGCAGTCAGGGGGAAAGAAAGGTGTCTTTCTTCATGAGGAAAGGAGCTGACTGCCTCAGTAAGTGGGTGGGAGAATCTGAAAGACAGCTACGACTGCTTTTTGATCAG GCATACCAGATGCGTCCGTCCATCATCTTCTTCGATGAGATTGATGGTTTGGCTCCAGTCAGGTCCAGCCGTCAGGACCAGATTCACAG tTCCATTGTGTCGACCCTTTTGGCTCTTATGGATGGATTAGATGCCAGAGGAGAAGTCGTTGTGATAGGAGCTACAAACAGACTGGACTCCATCGACCCAGCTCTGAGAAGACCAGGACGCTTTGACAGAGAGTTCCTCTTCGGCCTgccagacagagag GCGAGAAAGGACATTCTGAAGATCCACACCAGACAGTGGACTCCACCACCTTCTGACACTTTCCTGGAAGAACTGGCAGAGAAATGTGTTG GTTATTGTGGAGCTGACATCAAGGCAGTGTGTTCCGAGGCTGCCCTGTGTGCACTGCGGCGTCGCTACCCACAAATCTACTCCTCATCACAGAAACTTGTGCTTGATGTCAACTCCATAGCTATCACAAACAGAGACTTTATGTCCGCCATGTCCAAGATGGTCCCTGCATCCCAGAG GGCAGTTGTGTCACCAGCCAAGGCTCTGATACCTGCCATTCGTCCTCTGCTGAGCGCCGCCCTGCAGGACATCCTCCGCACAGTCAGCAGAGTGTTCCCACATGCTGAACAGGGCctaaaaaggaagagagaacaAG ATGTGGCCTGTGTTGTGTCTGAGGACGATCTGATGTTCAGTGAGGATGAAGACTCTGAAATCCTCTTCGGTGGACAAACCTCTCACTCCCAGTTCAAATCACCTTCTGCTAAGGGACTCCTCAGCCTCAACAG GAGTGTGCTGAGCCATCCAACCTCCTACCGTCCCAGGCTGCTGTTGGAGGGCAGACCGGGCTCAGGTCAGAGCTCCCACCTGGCTCCAGCAGTTCTACAGGCTCTGGAGAAATTCACAGTTTACACACTAGACATGGCCGTGCTGTTTGGAGCTAGCGCAACTACCCCAGAAGAGACTTGTGCTCAG ATCTTTGTTGAGGCGAAGCGGACATCTCCTAGTATCCTGTACATACCTCACATCGGACAGTGGTGGGAAACTGTGGGTCCGGCCTTAAGAGCCACCTTCCTCAGCCTACTCAGCTCCATCCCTGCCTTCGCTCCTATATTGCTTCTGGCTACATGCAGCCTGCAATATGACCAACTCAGTCTGGAG gTGCAAGAATTGTTTCGAGTGGAGTACGGAGAGGTTTTCCAGGTCCAGGTCCccaccagcagagagagaagaaacttCTTTGAGGATCTGATCCTCAATCAGGCTGCCAAGGCCCCTGCCTCAAAAAAGAAAGCTG TGCTCCATGCACTGGAGGTGCTTCCTGTtgcccccccacctccccgACCTCAGCTGACACAAGAGGAGACCCAACGAttggaggagcaggaagaagatACCCTCAGAGAACTCCGTCTTTTCCTGCGCGATGTCACCAACCGCCTGTCCCAGGAGAAACGCTTCAAGGCTTTTACAAAGCCTGTGGATTTAGAAGAG GTGCCAGATTACGCTGAGGTGATCAAGAAGCCTATGGACCTGTCAACAGTTCTCTCAAAGGTTGACCTCCATCAGTACAGGACAGTCAAAGAGTTCCTTGAAGATGTAGATCTCATCTGGCAGAATGCCCTTGAATACAACCCAGACAGGGACCCCTCAG aCCGTCAGATCCGTCACAGAGCATGTGCATTAAAAGACACTGTCCATGCCATCATCAGAGATGAACTGGATGAAGATTTTGAGAAGATGTGTGAGGAGATCAAAGCATCACGCAGCACAAGAG aTTGCTCCACTGTCCGGTTTGCTCCCTCCTTTTACCACGTCCTTCccaaacagtccaaacctccGGGTGACGCCAGGATCCCTAACATGTCCCCAGAAAGAGAGCAGACTGGATCCACACTGGCAGTTACTCCCAATACAAGTGCTTCTGCTGCTACAATGCTTAAAAACACAG cccagaagaagaaaaggcgGAAGAGTCGCTGGTCTGCTGGCTTCTATGCAAAGAAGaagtcttcctcctctcctcacacatCCAGAGATGACGCACACTTGGGgtcagatgaggaagaggatgatggggatgatgaggaggaggtagagaagggaggaggaacaGAGTGTGATGAGGggactggaggagaggaggagcagatggTGGTTGATGTTGAGTTGGGGCCTGCACCAGCTCAGGAAGGCGGTTTTAAGCCCACTGAGAAGGAGCAGGGTAGTCAGGAGGGAAGGGAGAAGAGGAGTCACTCTGCTGAAGACAAGGTTATACTGTGTGaaacagggaaaacagaaaatgatgatgagacacagaatgacaaagaaaaggtgGATAAAGCTGTCACAGATCAGCCAGGACagtcagaggaaaacagcaaagtCTTGACAAAGGCAGGAAATGAGAACAGTCAAGCCATTTCAGTGAAACCTAACCAGGACAgccacactgagacagagacagatacgCAGGGACAGTCCAACACAGAGGAGAGTGGTGAAACTAAAAGCCAgaagctgacagaaactgaGACTGTAACTGATGTAGATGACGGGAACAGCAAGGTAGTTACTGTAGAGGAGGCAAAGCAGAACAGCCCCACTGAACCAATGGAGATGGAAGCAACGCAAACCTCAACCACCGACGCCTCTGaagctgtgagaggagaggaggactcAGGCACAG ACCGGAGCGTGAGGCGCATAACTCGGGCTCTAAAgaatgctgtgctgcagcaacagaTGATCAATGTGGACAAGGCTATGCAGATCCTTGAACAGGAAACTCTTCCTTTGGTAGTGGACAGAGACAAATTAAAG GAGCTGTTGGAGAGAGTAGTGACCATGACTGAAGGCTACGAGGTCTACAAGCTAGAGAAACTCTATGCTCTGCTCTGCCAGAGCATCTATAGACACAGACGAGACTACAACAAAACTGCACTAATACAG GAGTTGGAACAAGAGATCAAAGACTTCTGTTGA